One Companilactobacillus farciminis KCTC 3681 = DSM 20184 genomic window, AAATCCCAGAACTCGTCGCAACTGATTTGAAGTAAACTGGCAAAACTGCCGTTGTAACGATGATTCCATAAGCAGAATTGGCCCAATCATACATGATCCAACTCCATTGCTCTTTATTAATACCCAGTTTGATTTTATTATTCTTTAAAGAAATCATAATCCCCATCCATTCTTTAAACTCATCGAAATTGTAGCATGTACAATTCAATCTCCGATATCAAAAATCTCAATTAAATTTTCTTAATTTTATCCTTATAAACACTGATTTAACAGCATTTTTTAACAATCAACAAAAAAATAAATATCGGTTGTATTATTATAGACTGAAAAAACTGAGAATTAATATAGCCAAAATTGTATAAAAAATCATAAAAAAAATGATGTAATTCAGATTTTACTCTGAACTACATCATTTTTATTTAATGAAGTCTATTTTTCGATTCCTTTTCCGACATAAACATCTTCAAGAACTTGTTTCAATTCTGAAATCAATGGTTCCTTAGGGTTAGTGAATGAGAATTGATCGCCAAAGGTTGCTTCAGCTAAGTCGTCCAACTTACTATCGAAGTCTTTCTTATCGATATAGTTGTCCTTCAAGCTTAACTTAATACCAACAGCATGAGCAAGATCAACAATCTTCTTCACTAAGGCATCCTTCAAAGCACGGTTGTCTTTGCCAGTCAAACCAATGTAACTAGCCATAGCAGCATAATCAGAATCAGCTCTGAAGCTTTCGTATGCAGGCCACATTGTCATCTTAGTTGGTTGCTCGAAGTTATAGTTGATAACTTGTGGCAAGGCAATGATTGAAGCCAATCCGTGTCTGATACCATAGGCATTTGTCAAAACATCAGTGATTGAGTGAGCAACACCGGCAAAGGCATTACCATATGATAAGCCAGCTAGAGTTGAAGCGTTGTGCATTTCTGCTTGAGCATCTTTGTTACCAGCAACAGCTTTTTCTAAGTTATCAAAGACTAATTTAATAGCTTGTAATGCATATGGTCTTGTGTAATCTGAAGCCATATTTGCAACGTATGATTCAACGGCATTAGTCAAAACATCCATACCAGATTCAGCCATGATGTCTTTTGGCATTGTTTCAACAAATTGTGAATCAATGATAGCAACATCAGGTGTCAATGCATAATCAGCGATTGGGTACTTAGTACCAGTCTTAGTATCGATGATTGAACTAAATGGTGTAACTTGGTCTCCGCCGCCGAATGTTGTAGGAATAGCAACAAATTGAGCTTTTTCTGGCTTAGGGAACTTATAAGTACGTTTTCTAATATCGATGAAGCCTTGTTTTGCACCAAATAAGTCAACATCTGGATGTTCGTAGAATAACCACATGTCTTTGGCAGTTTCCATGGTTGTACCGCCACCTAAGGCAATGATTGTATCTGGCTTGAAGAGATTCATTTGTGTAACGCCACGTTTAACAACATCAGTAGTTACGATATTGTCAACGTCTGAGAACATTGAGTATTCAACATTAACTTTACTGCGTTTCAATTCATCAGTGATTGTGTCAACAAATCCTAATTGAACCATGACAGGATCACAGACGATAAAGGCTCTCTTCATACCTTGAAGATCTTCTAGATAACGAACTGAAGTCTTTTCATAGTAAACTCTTGGTTGTTTAATCCATTGCATGTTATTTCTCCGTTTAGCGATTGTCTTAATATTAAGCAAATCAAATGAAGATACGTTGTGAGAAATAGAATTCTTACCCCATGAACCAGTACCAAGTGTTAATGATGGGATCATTTCGTTATAAAGATTACCAATACCACCGATAGCAGCAGGAGTATTAACTAGTACACGACTAGCTTTCATCTTGATACCAAATTCAGTAGCTAAATCTTCATTCATTGTGTGAATACCAACTGTGTGACCTAAACCACCGAAGTGTAGCAATTCATCAGCTTTTTCAAATCCTTCTTTGTGACCAGCAACTTTGAAGACTGATAGTACTGGTGAAAGCTTTTCAGCTGAAAGTGGTTCGTCTGGACCAACCTTGCTCAATTCAACACCTAGAACTTTAGTATCAGCAGGAACTTTGATACCAGCAAGTTTAGCAATGTTCAAAGCTGATTGACCGGCAATAGGACCTTTAACTCCACCTTCTGGTCTAAACATAGCATCGGCTAACTTCTTGTAGTCAGCTTTCTTGATGAAGAAGACTTTGTTCTTTTCTAATAATGACTTAACTTCGTCATAAATATCAGCATCAATAATGGCACTATTTTCAGCGGCACAAACCATACCATTATCAAAAGTCTTAGAAATCATAATATCGTTAACAGCGCGTTTGATGTTGGCAGTCTTCTCAATGTAAGCAGGACCATTACCAGGACCAACACCCAAAGCAGGTTTACCAGTTGAGTAAGCAGCTTTGACCATTCCAGGACCACCAGTAGCAAGAACTGAGGCAACCCCTTCGTTATTCATCAAGTATGAAGTAGCTTCGATACTTGGTTTTTCGATCCATTGGATAACACCTTCAGGTGCACCTGCATCAACAGCAGCTTTTAACATAACTTTAGCAGCAGCGACTGAACATTTTTGAGCTTGGGGATGGAATCCAAAAATAATTGGGTTACGTGTCTTCAAGGCAATCAATGACTTGAACATTGCTGTAGAAGTTGGGTTAGTAACTGGAGTAACACCAGCTAAAACACCAAGTGGTTCAGCGACTTTGATCAAACGGTGTTCTTTGTCGTCTTCGATGATACCAACGGTTTTATCACGTTTGATTGAGTGCCAAATCTCTTCGGTTGAATACATATTCTTGATAACTTTATCTTCAACCAAACCACGACCAGTTTCTTCGTATGCCAATTTAGCTAATCTAAAACTAGCATTCAATCCGGCAATGGCCATTTGGTGAACAATGTGATCAACTTGTTCTTGAGTGAAGCTGTCCATGATTTCCAAAGCCTTGTGAGCTTTAGCAACCATTTCATCAATAACAGGTTTTACTTCTTCTTTTTTATCAGGTTTTGCAGCAGTATTTGTATCTTTGGAACCTTTCAACATCTGATTACCTCCAAGAATAAAAACTATATTTGTTAACTAATTCACGTTTTATCATATCACTGTGTTTTTTTTGTTCAAGCATTTTAATCGAAAAAGACAATGTAAACGTATCCACGTTGATGTATCAACACGTATCCGATGATTGTTTGTTAGTTAATGAATTTCACATCCTCGATTTCATAAATTCTATTGTGAATAATTCTTCACAAAGTCCGTGTTATGGGTCTTTTTGAATTCACAAAAAAAGTAGATTGAAGTGATTTTCAACCTACTTTGTGAAATATTTTGTTTTTTAAACGGGTTACACAAGCCAATTCCCATAGTTAGGCAAATGCTCAAAGTTTAACCGTCATTCTCCGCTCTCTCTATCTATCTAAACATTGTCTTAGTAGCA contains:
- the adhE gene encoding bifunctional acetaldehyde-CoA/alcohol dehydrogenase, whose product is MLKGSKDTNTAAKPDKKEEVKPVIDEMVAKAHKALEIMDSFTQEQVDHIVHQMAIAGLNASFRLAKLAYEETGRGLVEDKVIKNMYSTEEIWHSIKRDKTVGIIEDDKEHRLIKVAEPLGVLAGVTPVTNPTSTAMFKSLIALKTRNPIIFGFHPQAQKCSVAAAKVMLKAAVDAGAPEGVIQWIEKPSIEATSYLMNNEGVASVLATGGPGMVKAAYSTGKPALGVGPGNGPAYIEKTANIKRAVNDIMISKTFDNGMVCAAENSAIIDADIYDEVKSLLEKNKVFFIKKADYKKLADAMFRPEGGVKGPIAGQSALNIAKLAGIKVPADTKVLGVELSKVGPDEPLSAEKLSPVLSVFKVAGHKEGFEKADELLHFGGLGHTVGIHTMNEDLATEFGIKMKASRVLVNTPAAIGGIGNLYNEMIPSLTLGTGSWGKNSISHNVSSFDLLNIKTIAKRRNNMQWIKQPRVYYEKTSVRYLEDLQGMKRAFIVCDPVMVQLGFVDTITDELKRSKVNVEYSMFSDVDNIVTTDVVKRGVTQMNLFKPDTIIALGGGTTMETAKDMWLFYEHPDVDLFGAKQGFIDIRKRTYKFPKPEKAQFVAIPTTFGGGDQVTPFSSIIDTKTGTKYPIADYALTPDVAIIDSQFVETMPKDIMAESGMDVLTNAVESYVANMASDYTRPYALQAIKLVFDNLEKAVAGNKDAQAEMHNASTLAGLSYGNAFAGVAHSITDVLTNAYGIRHGLASIIALPQVINYNFEQPTKMTMWPAYESFRADSDYAAMASYIGLTGKDNRALKDALVKKIVDLAHAVGIKLSLKDNYIDKKDFDSKLDDLAEATFGDQFSFTNPKEPLISELKQVLEDVYVGKGIEK